The Alphaproteobacteria bacterium genome contains a region encoding:
- a CDS encoding DUF6496 domain-containing protein codes for MARKYSKGASKKVERAMRKRKRGTLKSGRSGKTVKSRKQAIAIGLSEARREGKKVPKKKGGRKRKKKS; via the coding sequence ATGGCGCGCAAGTACTCCAAGGGGGCATCGAAGAAAGTCGAACGCGCAATGCGCAAACGCAAGCGCGGGACGCTGAAAAGCGGCCGCAGCGGGAAGACAGTAAAGAGCCGCAAGCAGGCGATCGCGATCGGGCTTTCAGAGGCCCGCCGCGAAGGCAAGAAAGTGCCGAAGAAGAAGGGCGGCAGGAAGCGCAAGAAGAAATCCTAA
- a CDS encoding amidase: MSDPSELTLKDLAAAIRRRKVSSAEVTKALLARARKWQPKINAFARVEAEDAMKAARAADRALANGEIRGSLHGVPLAHKDMYYVKGRLAECGSKIRRGWTAPATATALVRLEAAGALRLGALNMVEFAFGPTGHNVHTGDVRNPWNPAHVTGGSSSGSGAAVGARLVPAALGSDTGGSIRLPAHFCGVTGLKPTNGRVSRANAMPLSFTLDTVGPLARTAEDCGLIAAATMGPDPLDPTTDGAPVWDAKQASRSARGLIIGIPKSFYVDDLETDVDKALDEAIATFRKLGARIVQVELPDQMLVSAAALIVIAVEALTTHAPWLRSRAKDYGEQVRNRLMNGSAYSGVEYLEALRWRGPALAAHLAAIGNCDAILVPTCRSVAPTIAETDVGGGANAEAVILGVTRFMRPANYLGLPALTVPAGFGKGGLPIGLQLVGRPFRDETLIALGAAFQGATDYHARAPSL; encoded by the coding sequence GTGAGCGACCCCTCCGAACTGACGCTCAAGGACCTCGCGGCCGCGATCCGCCGCCGCAAGGTCTCGTCCGCCGAAGTCACCAAGGCGCTACTCGCGCGAGCCAGGAAATGGCAGCCGAAGATCAACGCGTTCGCGCGCGTCGAGGCCGAAGATGCCATGAAGGCGGCGCGCGCCGCCGACCGCGCGCTCGCCAACGGCGAGATCAGGGGCTCGCTGCATGGCGTGCCGCTCGCCCACAAGGACATGTATTACGTCAAGGGCAGGCTCGCCGAATGCGGCTCGAAGATCCGCAGAGGCTGGACTGCCCCCGCGACCGCGACGGCGCTGGTGCGGCTCGAAGCGGCCGGCGCGTTGCGGCTCGGCGCGCTCAACATGGTGGAGTTCGCGTTCGGCCCGACCGGCCACAATGTGCACACCGGCGATGTGCGCAATCCCTGGAATCCCGCGCATGTCACCGGCGGCTCCTCGTCCGGCTCCGGCGCGGCTGTCGGTGCGCGGCTGGTGCCGGCCGCGCTCGGCTCCGACACCGGCGGCTCGATCCGTCTGCCGGCGCATTTCTGCGGCGTCACCGGACTGAAGCCGACCAACGGTCGCGTCAGCCGCGCCAATGCGATGCCGCTCTCGTTCACGCTCGACACCGTCGGTCCGCTGGCGCGCACCGCGGAGGACTGCGGACTGATCGCAGCGGCGACCATGGGGCCGGACCCTCTCGACCCGACCACCGACGGCGCGCCGGTCTGGGATGCCAAACAGGCAAGCCGCAGCGCACGCGGGCTGATCATCGGCATTCCGAAGAGCTTCTACGTCGATGACCTCGAAACCGACGTCGACAAGGCGCTCGACGAAGCGATCGCGACATTCCGCAAGCTCGGTGCGCGGATCGTGCAGGTCGAGCTGCCGGACCAGATGCTGGTTTCGGCGGCAGCGCTGATCGTGATCGCGGTGGAGGCCCTGACCACGCACGCGCCCTGGCTGCGCTCGCGTGCCAAGGACTACGGCGAGCAGGTGCGCAACCGGCTGATGAATGGATCGGCCTACAGCGGGGTCGAGTACCTCGAAGCGCTGCGCTGGCGCGGTCCGGCGCTCGCCGCGCACCTTGCGGCGATCGGCAACTGCGACGCGATCCTCGTTCCGACCTGCCGCTCCGTCGCGCCGACGATTGCCGAGACCGACGTCGGGGGCGGCGCAAACGCCGAAGCCGTCATCCTCGGCGTGACGCGCTTCATGCGGCCGGCGAACTATCTTGGCCTGCCCGCGCTCACAGTGCCGGCGGGGTTCGGAAAAGGCGGCCTGCCGATCGGACTGCAGCTCGTCGGACGGCCGTTCCGGGACGAAACGCTGATCGCCCTGGGCGCGGCGTTTCAGGGCGCGACCGACTACCACGCACGCGCGCCAAGTCTGTAG
- the hemE gene encoding uroporphyrinogen decarboxylase, translated as MKPILEVLGGRAQATPPVWFMRQAGRYLPEYRALRERAGSFLDLCFTPELATEVTLQPIRRFGFDAAILFSDILVVPHALGRTVTFEAGEGPRLEPLDDAAGLNGLSATADDRVFAPVYEAVRRVKRELPANVALLGFCGAPWTVATYMVAGRGTPDQAPARLMAYREPRAFARIIDILVAVSSRYLIEQLRAGADAVQIFDTWAGVLPPTEFARWCIAPLRKIIANVRAEITDAKIIGFPRGAGASLGNYVTNVPINAVSIDWAAEPEFVRRNVQSKVAVQGNLDPLVLLAGGPALDRAIDEILENFRAGPFIFNLGHGILPETPIAHVEQTLRRIRDR; from the coding sequence GTGAAACCGATCCTCGAAGTCCTTGGTGGTCGTGCGCAGGCAACCCCACCCGTCTGGTTCATGCGCCAGGCCGGGCGCTATCTGCCGGAATACCGTGCGCTGCGGGAGCGCGCCGGGAGCTTTCTCGATTTGTGCTTCACGCCAGAGCTTGCCACCGAGGTGACGCTGCAGCCGATCCGGCGCTTCGGCTTCGATGCCGCGATCCTGTTCTCCGATATTCTGGTCGTGCCGCATGCGCTTGGCCGCACCGTGACGTTCGAAGCCGGCGAAGGGCCGCGGCTGGAGCCGCTCGACGACGCGGCGGGGCTGAACGGGCTTTCGGCAACCGCCGATGACAGGGTATTTGCGCCGGTCTACGAGGCGGTCCGCCGGGTCAAGCGCGAACTTCCGGCGAATGTCGCATTGCTTGGTTTCTGCGGCGCGCCGTGGACGGTTGCGACCTACATGGTGGCTGGCCGCGGCACGCCGGATCAGGCCCCTGCCCGGCTGATGGCCTATCGCGAACCACGGGCCTTCGCGCGCATAATCGACATTCTGGTCGCGGTGTCGTCGCGCTACCTGATCGAGCAGCTGCGCGCCGGCGCAGACGCGGTGCAGATCTTCGATACCTGGGCTGGCGTGCTCCCACCGACCGAATTTGCCCGCTGGTGCATCGCGCCGCTACGGAAAATCATTGCGAACGTGCGCGCCGAGATAACCGACGCGAAGATCATCGGCTTCCCGCGCGGCGCGGGCGCGTCCTTGGGCAACTACGTCACGAACGTGCCGATAAACGCCGTCAGCATCGACTGGGCCGCCGAGCCCGAATTCGTGCGCCGGAACGTCCAGAGCAAGGTCGCCGTGCAGGGCAACCTCGATCCGCTGGTCCTGCTCGCCGGTGGCCCGGCACTCGACCGCGCCATCGACGAAATTCTGGAAAACTTCCGTGCAGGGCCTTTCATCTTCAATCTGGGTCACGGCATCCTGCCGGAAACGCCGATTGCGCACGTCGAGCAGACGCTGCGCCGGATCAGGGATCGATAG
- the ppa gene encoding inorganic diphosphatase, whose amino-acid sequence MRIDAIAIGNNPPHDVNVIVEVPIGGEPIKYEMDKAAGTLVVDRFLHTPMRYPGNYGFVPHTLSEDGDPIDVLVANTRPIVPGAVINVRPVGVLKMQDEAGGDEKVIAVPVPKLTKRYENVKEYTDLPVITLQQMQHFFEHYKDLEPGKWVKVLGWGDAAEARKLITEAIERAKKA is encoded by the coding sequence ATGCGCATCGACGCCATCGCGATCGGCAACAATCCACCGCACGACGTGAACGTCATCGTCGAAGTGCCGATCGGCGGCGAGCCGATCAAGTACGAGATGGACAAGGCGGCCGGCACGCTGGTGGTCGACCGCTTTCTGCATACGCCGATGCGCTACCCGGGCAATTACGGCTTCGTGCCGCACACGCTCTCCGAGGACGGCGACCCGATCGACGTGCTGGTCGCGAACACGCGGCCGATCGTCCCGGGCGCGGTGATCAATGTGCGCCCGGTCGGCGTGCTGAAGATGCAGGACGAGGCGGGCGGCGACGAGAAGGTCATCGCCGTGCCGGTGCCGAAGCTCACCAAGCGCTATGAGAACGTGAAGGAGTACACGGACCTGCCGGTGATCACCTTGCAGCAGATGCAGCACTTCTTCGAGCACTACAAGGATCTGGAGCCCGGCAAATGGGTGAAGGTGCTCGGCTGGGGCGATGCCGCGGAGGCACGCAAGCTGATCACTGAGGCGATCGAGCGGGCGAAGAAGGCCTAG
- a CDS encoding branched-chain amino acid ABC transporter permease: MTSYLIAMATFASIYAILALGLNVMWGMAGMVNLGIVGFYGFGAYISALLTVKAHTPIALGFAAAMIGTAIMGALVTLGLTRLRDDYLAIVTLGFAEAVRIVAENEIWLTRGTDGISGIPQPLKSVLGADFNAAYLVFCLVILAIVLFVVERVRRSPFGRVLRAIREDAQVAAFAGKDVLKFKVKAFALGGALAGLAGALYAHYSSYIVPEIYVPLLTIYIFLALTAGGIGNNWGAVTGAFVVVFFLESTRFLIGVVPWLSAEQLAALREFLVGLLLLVVLFLRPRGLLPEPLPKLAGR, encoded by the coding sequence ATGACCTCATATCTGATCGCCATGGCGACCTTCGCGTCGATCTACGCGATCCTCGCGCTCGGCCTCAACGTGATGTGGGGCATGGCCGGGATGGTCAATCTCGGCATCGTCGGTTTCTACGGCTTCGGCGCCTATATCTCGGCTCTGCTCACCGTGAAGGCACATACGCCGATCGCGCTCGGTTTCGCGGCCGCGATGATCGGCACCGCGATCATGGGTGCGCTGGTCACGCTCGGCCTCACGCGGCTGCGCGACGACTATCTGGCGATCGTCACGCTCGGCTTTGCCGAGGCGGTGCGCATCGTGGCCGAGAACGAGATCTGGCTGACGCGCGGCACGGACGGCATCTCCGGCATCCCGCAGCCGCTCAAATCCGTGCTTGGGGCGGACTTCAATGCCGCCTATCTGGTGTTCTGCCTGGTCATCCTCGCCATTGTGCTGTTCGTGGTGGAACGCGTGCGCCGCTCACCGTTCGGGCGCGTACTGCGGGCGATCCGCGAGGACGCGCAGGTCGCGGCCTTTGCCGGCAAGGATGTGCTCAAATTCAAGGTGAAGGCCTTCGCGCTCGGCGGCGCGCTCGCCGGCCTCGCGGGCGCGCTCTATGCGCACTATTCGAGCTACATCGTGCCGGAAATCTACGTGCCGCTGCTGACGATCTACATTTTCCTGGCGCTGACCGCCGGCGGCATCGGCAACAACTGGGGCGCGGTGACCGGCGCGTTCGTCGTCGTGTTCTTCCTTGAATCGACCCGCTTCCTGATCGGCGTCGTTCCATGGCTCTCGGCCGAGCAGCTTGCCGCGCTACGCGAGTTCCTGGTCGGGCTGCTGCTGCTGGTGGTGCTGTTTCTGCGCCCGCGCGGCCTTCTGCCCGAGCCGCTGCCGAAGCTCGCCGGCCGCTAG
- a CDS encoding branched-chain amino acid ABC transporter permease, with product MEKLLQLLLNGLMAGAVLAVPAIGLTMIYAVLRFVNFSVAAHMAVGAFAGYMLNAWLGLPAPLAILGAFLGAGAVGIASDHVGLRPLRGQSALTLAIASIAVNIMIESTIRFFFGGSPRDYAIPLRRDWHFGFLHVGPQQVENFVIAVIAMGLLFLFLTFTLTGKAMRAVADSPMLADSKGIDPDRMARLAIGIGMGLAGIGGMLVGLDTSIDPLVGFRTILSVFAAAVVGGLGSVPGAVVGGIAIGLSEELSLLVLAPTYKGVVGFLAILMILLLRPGGILGARTA from the coding sequence TTGGAAAAACTCCTCCAACTCTTACTGAACGGCTTGATGGCAGGCGCCGTGCTGGCGGTGCCCGCCATCGGCCTGACCATGATCTACGCGGTGCTGCGCTTCGTGAATTTCTCGGTCGCGGCGCACATGGCGGTCGGCGCGTTCGCCGGCTACATGCTCAATGCCTGGCTCGGCCTGCCCGCCCCCCTCGCGATCCTTGGAGCCTTCCTGGGCGCGGGAGCAGTCGGGATCGCGAGCGACCATGTCGGATTGCGTCCGCTGCGCGGCCAGAGCGCGCTCACACTCGCGATCGCCTCGATCGCGGTAAACATCATGATCGAGAGCACGATCCGCTTCTTCTTCGGCGGAAGCCCGCGCGACTATGCGATTCCGCTGCGGCGCGACTGGCACTTCGGCTTCCTGCATGTGGGACCGCAGCAGGTGGAGAATTTCGTCATCGCCGTGATTGCGATGGGGCTGCTGTTCCTGTTTCTGACGTTCACGCTCACCGGCAAGGCGATGCGGGCGGTCGCCGACAGCCCGATGCTGGCCGACTCGAAGGGCATCGATCCGGATCGCATGGCGCGGCTCGCGATCGGCATCGGGATGGGGTTAGCCGGCATCGGCGGCATGCTGGTTGGGCTCGACACCTCGATCGATCCGCTGGTCGGCTTCCGCACGATCCTGTCCGTGTTTGCCGCTGCGGTCGTCGGCGGGCTCGGCAGCGTACCCGGTGCGGTGGTCGGAGGAATTGCCATCGGATTGTCGGAGGAACTGTCGCTGCTCGTGCTCGCTCCGACCTACAAGGGCGTCGTCGGATTTCTGGCGATCCTTATGATTCTGCTGCTGCGGCCTGGTGGAATCCTGGGAGCCCGCACGGCATGA